The Chitinophagaceae bacterium genome window below encodes:
- a CDS encoding AAA family ATPase yields MRLIDFLKSYGFLNFEIVPATEEGFYQIQRQDGSIAETTLSEGEITFITFLYYLQLAKGGISEDVVNEERVLVIDDPISSLDSNVLFVVSTLIKELIKNVKADIGNIKQIILLTHNVYFHKEVSFIDGRTKTCNKTNFWILRKNDRITTLQNFLMVNPIQSSYELLWQELKSEGVKSSLTIQNIMRRIIENYFKLLGKYGDDDLILKFTTKEEQEICRSLISWINDGSHSINDDLYVELQDRTIETYKKVFKDIFVLTDHEGHYKMMMNINEN; encoded by the coding sequence ATGAGATTAATAGACTTTTTAAAATCTTACGGATTTTTAAATTTTGAAATTGTACCAGCAACCGAAGAAGGCTTTTATCAAATACAACGTCAGGACGGTTCAATCGCTGAAACAACTTTAAGTGAAGGGGAAATAACATTTATTACATTTCTATATTATTTACAGCTAGCAAAAGGAGGAATTTCAGAAGACGTTGTCAATGAAGAACGTGTTTTAGTTATAGATGACCCTATTTCGAGCTTGGATAGTAATGTGCTTTTTGTTGTAAGCACACTCATTAAAGAATTAATTAAGAATGTTAAAGCTGATATCGGAAATATTAAGCAGATAATTTTACTAACGCATAATGTTTATTTCCATAAAGAAGTGTCGTTCATTGATGGAAGAACTAAAACCTGTAACAAGACTAATTTTTGGATTTTACGTAAAAACGACAGAATTACAACTCTGCAAAATTTCTTAATGGTAAACCCTATTCAATCCTCCTATGAACTGTTATGGCAAGAATTGAAAAGTGAAGGAGTTAAATCAAGCCTTACAATTCAAAACATAATGCGACGGATAATTGAGAATTACTTTAAACTTCTTGGCAAGTACGGCGATGATGACTTAATTCTTAAATTCACCACAAAAGAAGAACAAGAGATTTGCAGATCACTAATCTCGTGGATTAATGACGGCTCTCATAGTATAAATGACGACTTATATGTTGAACTTCAGGACAGGACGATAGAAACTTACAAAAAGGTATTTAAGGACATATTTGTATTGACTGACCATGAAGGCCACTATAAAATGATGATGAATATTAATGAGAATTAA
- a CDS encoding NAD(P)-dependent alcohol dehydrogenase, whose amino-acid sequence MRAAINTKYGPPEVVTVQEADKPVPKDNEVLIKVHTSTVNRTDCGFRSAEYFISRFFSGLFNPKNKTLGNEFAGVIEAIGKDVTSFRIGENVFGYNDVKFGAHAEYMTMGENDPIATMPINFTYEEAAPLSEGGHYALCDIRAAKVNAGQNILVYGATGAIGSAAVQLIKQIGARVTAVCSTKHVELVKSLGADEVIDYTQQDFTKTNQLFDFIFDSVGKTSFAVCKKILTPKGIYISTELGKSWANVFLALLTPLFGGRKVLFPFPTISKEDILFLKELAEAGKYKPIIDRKYSLEQIVEAYKYVETGQKTGNVIISIAG is encoded by the coding sequence ATGAGAGCAGCCATCAACACAAAATACGGTCCGCCTGAAGTGGTTACTGTGCAGGAAGCAGATAAGCCTGTTCCAAAAGACAACGAAGTGTTGATAAAAGTTCATACCTCAACAGTCAACCGCACTGATTGCGGATTCAGAAGTGCCGAGTATTTCATCAGCCGTTTTTTCAGCGGTCTATTCAATCCAAAAAACAAAACTCTGGGCAATGAATTTGCCGGAGTAATTGAAGCAATAGGAAAAGATGTAACATCCTTCCGAATTGGAGAAAACGTATTTGGTTACAACGATGTAAAGTTTGGTGCACATGCAGAATACATGACAATGGGTGAGAACGATCCTATTGCAACTATGCCAATCAACTTCACGTATGAAGAGGCTGCGCCACTCAGTGAAGGCGGGCATTATGCTTTATGCGATATAAGGGCAGCCAAAGTAAATGCAGGACAAAATATACTGGTCTATGGTGCAACAGGAGCTATTGGTTCGGCAGCAGTACAACTCATCAAACAAATCGGCGCAAGAGTTACGGCCGTGTGCAGTACGAAACATGTTGAACTGGTAAAATCATTAGGTGCAGATGAAGTAATTGATTACACCCAACAGGATTTTACAAAAACAAACCAGCTGTTTGATTTTATTTTTGATTCGGTTGGTAAAACTTCCTTTGCAGTTTGTAAAAAAATTCTCACACCAAAAGGGATTTATATTTCTACTGAATTGGGAAAAAGCTGGGCCAATGTTTTTTTAGCATTGTTAACACCGTTATTTGGAGGGAGAAAAGTTTTGTTCCCTTTTCCAACCATCAGTAAAGAAGATATTCTTTTCCTGAAAGAACTGGCCGAAGCAGGAAAGTACAAACCAATCATCGACAGAAAGTATTCACTGGAACAAATTGTAGAGGCGTACAAATATGTTGAAACAGGACAGAAGACAGGAAATGTAATCATCAGCATTGCTGGTTGA
- a CDS encoding AAA family ATPase, whose protein sequence is MESFFDETYINDIKLIKDLKQEYNSLTQNLINLLNTIETNQKDFKDTKLDIDKFSAYLKTLISQNATNSELLSNKVKEPSRSIELISLKEQSGFLTNLISQANTEIKSTMTSSPIILLNVAF, encoded by the coding sequence ATTGAAAGCTTTTTTGATGAAACCTATATAAATGATATCAAGCTGATTAAAGATCTAAAACAAGAATACAACTCTCTAACTCAAAACCTAATCAACTTACTTAATACAATTGAAACAAATCAAAAGGATTTTAAGGACACAAAACTAGATATAGACAAATTCTCAGCTTATCTTAAAACACTAATAAGCCAAAACGCAACGAATAGTGAATTGCTTAGTAATAAAGTAAAGGAACCGAGTAGAAGCATAGAGCTAATTTCATTGAAAGAGCAATCCGGTTTTTTAACCAATTTGATTAGTCAAGCAAATACTGAAATTAAAAGCACAATGACATCGTCACCAATTATACTACTGAACGTAGCATTTTAA
- a CDS encoding nucleotidyltransferase domain-containing protein, producing MTLIDQHINDIRRLCTDHKVKQLYAFGSVLTDQFNNDSDIDLVVDFDPMDFSVYADNYFDLKFSLQKVFNRSIDLLEEKAIKNPYFRQNLNQQRQLIYGH from the coding sequence ATGACATTAATAGATCAACATATAAATGACATCAGAAGGCTTTGTACTGATCACAAGGTGAAACAGCTGTATGCTTTTGGATCAGTTCTCACAGATCAATTTAATAACGACAGTGATATTGACCTGGTTGTTGATTTTGACCCTATGGACTTCTCAGTTTATGCTGACAATTACTTTGATTTAAAGTTCTCATTACAAAAGGTATTTAACCGCTCTATTGATTTACTGGAAGAAAAAGCGATCAAAAATCCTTATTTCAGACAAAACCTGAATCAACAAAGACAACTTATCTATGGACATTGA
- a CDS encoding sigma-70 family RNA polymerase sigma factor: MQLPHSTIPDSELLNHYYKDGDSKWLGILLQRYTMLLFGVCMKYLKNEEEAKDAVQQVFEKSIKELGKYKVDYFKSWIYMVAKNHCLMKLRDKGKVPKEITERMMATPAEEDRHAELLEKDELLDRLGNSLHELIPEQRLCIELFYLQKKSYIEITEQTGFTLMQVKSYIQNGKRNLRTLLLKQINHER; this comes from the coding sequence GTGCAGTTGCCCCACTCCACCATACCCGACAGCGAACTCCTGAACCATTACTATAAAGATGGCGACAGCAAATGGCTGGGCATCCTCCTGCAACGCTATACCATGCTGCTTTTTGGTGTTTGTATGAAGTATTTAAAGAATGAAGAAGAAGCCAAAGATGCCGTGCAGCAGGTGTTTGAAAAAAGTATTAAGGAACTGGGCAAGTACAAAGTGGATTATTTTAAAAGCTGGATCTACATGGTGGCCAAGAACCACTGCCTCATGAAGCTGCGGGATAAAGGAAAAGTGCCGAAAGAAATTACCGAACGCATGATGGCCACTCCCGCCGAAGAAGACAGACATGCCGAACTGCTGGAAAAAGATGAACTGCTCGACAGGCTGGGCAATTCTCTGCACGAACTGATTCCTGAACAACGCTTATGCATCGAACTGTTTTACCTGCAGAAGAAAAGCTATATTGAAATTACCGAACAAACGGGTTTTACCCTGATGCAGGTGAAGAGTTATATTCAAAACGGAAAACGTAACTTGCGAACGCTATTGCTGAAACAAATCAATCATGAGAGATAA
- a CDS encoding class I SAM-dependent methyltransferase, translated as MNNKSTTAEIRERFDNDVERFSNLDTGQLSTIDATLSLELITEAAKRINPDAVNLLDIGCGAGNYSLMMLSKIRNLNCTLVDLSKPMLDKAFERLSAETTNSVTVIQQDIREAELKENHFDIILAGAVLHHLRDDADWEKTFAKIYSLLKPGGCFMISDLITQDTDVLNDYIWEKYGEYLEGFGGADYRTKVLTYVDKEDSPRSLNYQLDLMKKVGFTSVEILHKHICFAAYGGIK; from the coding sequence ATGAACAACAAATCAACCACCGCAGAAATAAGAGAACGTTTTGATAATGATGTAGAACGTTTTTCCAACTTAGATACAGGGCAACTTTCCACCATTGATGCAACCTTATCATTGGAGTTGATTACAGAAGCTGCCAAACGCATCAATCCTGACGCAGTAAACTTATTAGACATTGGTTGCGGTGCAGGTAATTATTCATTGATGATGTTATCAAAGATCCGCAACCTCAACTGCACACTGGTTGATTTAAGTAAACCCATGCTCGATAAAGCTTTTGAACGTCTTTCAGCTGAAACAACCAACAGCGTAACTGTCATTCAACAGGATATCAGGGAAGCTGAGTTGAAAGAAAATCATTTTGACATTATTCTTGCCGGTGCAGTTCTGCATCACTTAAGAGATGATGCTGACTGGGAAAAAACATTTGCCAAAATATATTCATTGCTTAAACCGGGCGGCTGTTTCATGATCTCCGATTTAATTACACAGGATACAGACGTACTGAATGATTATATCTGGGAAAAATATGGTGAATACTTAGAAGGTTTTGGTGGTGCCGACTACCGCACAAAAGTGCTGACCTATGTTGATAAGGAAGATTCTCCACGTTCACTCAATTACCAGTTAGACCTGATGAAGAAAGTTGGTTTTACAAGCGTTGAAATTTTACACAAGCATATTTGCTTTGCTGCTTATGGAGGGATAAAATAA
- a CDS encoding AAA family ATPase: MVTNYTTERSILIKAIWKFLIEEYKSEITTFNTERNGLERGIAALQVQINARLAEYKALDAEIKNLSKNVTSIQPAINEINRLFKILRIFKF, encoded by the coding sequence ATCGTCACCAATTATACTACTGAACGTAGCATTTTAATAAAAGCAATTTGGAAATTTCTTATTGAAGAGTATAAGTCGGAAATAACCACATTCAACACTGAGAGAAATGGCTTAGAAAGAGGAATTGCAGCTTTGCAAGTTCAAATAAATGCTAGATTGGCAGAGTATAAAGCATTGGACGCTGAAATAAAAAATCTCAGCAAGAATGTAACAAGTATACAGCCTGCGATTAATGAGATTAATAGACTTTTTAAAATCTTACGGATTTTTAAATTTTGA
- a CDS encoding AAA family ATPase, with protein sequence MIQAIQIKNVATYDDPGIVIDGLKKINFIYGANGCGKTTISNFVHDTTDQNFISCLLTWQSGLPIKVLVYNKSFRDRNFGKGKLNGVFTLGEATAEQIKTIEDKTEELKTIKADGVKKRETQDAQIEKKEKLESDFKEATWTKVYKKYETSFKEAFVGSLNKENFKSKILLEFSNNTASLETVENLKEKANTIFGEIPQSIPSISQVSFERTTEIETNAIWKKIVVGKGDVDIAKLIQKLSINDWVNQGRDYIQENICPFCQEKQ encoded by the coding sequence ATGATACAAGCTATACAAATCAAAAATGTCGCAACTTATGACGACCCAGGCATAGTAATCGACGGTTTGAAGAAAATTAATTTTATCTATGGTGCAAATGGTTGCGGAAAAACGACCATTTCAAATTTTGTTCATGATACGACAGACCAAAATTTCATATCGTGCTTACTGACTTGGCAAAGTGGGTTGCCAATCAAGGTTTTGGTGTATAATAAATCATTTAGAGATAGAAACTTTGGAAAAGGAAAATTAAACGGAGTGTTTACACTTGGAGAAGCAACTGCAGAGCAAATCAAAACAATCGAAGACAAAACTGAAGAATTAAAAACTATAAAAGCGGATGGAGTAAAAAAAAGAGAAACACAAGATGCTCAGATTGAAAAGAAAGAAAAATTAGAATCGGATTTCAAAGAAGCAACTTGGACTAAGGTTTACAAGAAATACGAAACGTCTTTTAAAGAAGCATTTGTAGGCTCCCTGAATAAAGAAAATTTTAAAAGCAAAATTTTACTTGAATTTTCAAATAACACGGCATCTTTAGAAACTGTTGAAAACTTAAAGGAAAAAGCCAATACGATATTCGGTGAAATACCGCAATCAATTCCTTCAATTAGTCAAGTTTCATTTGAGAGAACTACTGAAATTGAAACAAACGCCATTTGGAAAAAGATTGTTGTCGGAAAAGGAGATGTTGACATTGCAAAGCTAATTCAAAAATTAAGCATTAATGATTGGGTAAATCAAGGGAGAGATTATATTCAAGAAAATATATGTCCTTTTTGCCAAGAAAAACAATAA
- a CDS encoding lipocalin-like domain-containing protein, with the protein MKYLMISIFLLLLVSLHAQDNRPSKKVRKQFAGTWSLIAVENTNADGSKTLPYGESPVGLLVFTNEGDYAIQILKSVRPKVAANDKNKATNDENAALVQGNNSHFGNYTVDIMKRTVTFNVQRAFYPNWEGTVQVRSFTLEDNTLSYIVTNTTNGGSITAKVVWKKK; encoded by the coding sequence ATGAAATATTTAATGATTTCCATTTTTCTACTGTTACTTGTATCACTGCATGCTCAGGATAACAGGCCGTCTAAAAAAGTAAGAAAACAATTCGCAGGCACATGGTCATTGATAGCTGTTGAAAACACCAATGCTGATGGCAGCAAAACACTGCCTTATGGTGAAAGCCCTGTGGGTTTGCTTGTTTTTACCAATGAAGGCGATTACGCAATTCAAATACTAAAGTCAGTTCGTCCAAAAGTAGCTGCCAATGATAAAAACAAAGCTACTAACGATGAAAATGCTGCATTGGTACAAGGCAATAACTCTCACTTTGGCAATTACACAGTGGATATAATGAAGCGTACCGTTACATTTAATGTGCAGCGTGCATTCTATCCGAACTGGGAAGGTACAGTCCAAGTGCGTTCATTTACACTTGAAGACAATACGTTAAGTTATATTGTTACCAATACTACGAATGGCGGCTCAATAACAGCTAAAGTTGTCTGGAAGAAAAAATAA
- a CDS encoding GMC family oxidoreductase, producing the protein MLYDAIVVGSGISGGWAAKELTEKGLKTLLLERGRDVKHVKDYPTATLDPWELPNHNILTEEDKKTYPIQSRVYHFGQDDKHFFVKDTEHTYGQVKPFLWTQGNQVGGKSLLWSRHTFRLSDLDFEANLKEGVGIDWPIRYKDIEPWYDYVERFIGVSGKNEGLPQLPDGQFIPPFEMNCLEKHLKQKIEAAFKERNLIESRMAVLTQPHNGRGKCMSRNLCHRGCPFGAYFSSNSSTLPAAYATGNLTLRPHSIVHSIIWDKQKNKATGVRVIDAETKETFEYLAPIIFLNASALQTTKILMQSTSETFPNGFANNSGVLGHYLMDHYSGPGAAAGFDIMKDQYYFGQRSTSVYVPRFQNLKQKDRNYTRGFAYEVYVSRGEWTRGYNEAGVGAEWKDGLSEPGDWYAAMYAYGECLPDYKNRIYLDANKKDQWDLPVLNIDMEYGENEKAMRSDMINAAKEMLNSAGPTWVAEINDPSIPGNTIHEMGTARMGNDPKTSVLNKFNQCHDAPNVFITDGACMVSTACQNPSLTYMALTARACSYAVDQLKKGKL; encoded by the coding sequence ATGCTGTACGATGCAATTGTAGTTGGTTCAGGTATCTCAGGGGGTTGGGCCGCAAAAGAATTAACTGAAAAAGGATTGAAGACATTATTGCTTGAAAGAGGCCGTGATGTAAAACATGTAAAGGATTATCCCACTGCCACACTTGATCCATGGGAATTACCCAATCATAATATATTAACGGAAGAAGATAAAAAAACATATCCCATACAAAGCAGGGTGTATCATTTTGGACAGGACGACAAACATTTCTTTGTAAAAGATACCGAGCATACTTACGGGCAGGTAAAACCTTTTCTCTGGACACAGGGAAACCAGGTGGGTGGAAAATCATTGTTGTGGAGCAGGCATACGTTTCGTTTGAGTGATCTTGATTTTGAAGCAAACTTAAAAGAGGGAGTTGGCATCGACTGGCCCATTCGTTATAAAGACATTGAACCGTGGTACGATTATGTGGAACGTTTTATTGGTGTAAGCGGAAAGAATGAGGGCTTACCTCAATTGCCGGATGGGCAATTTATTCCACCTTTTGAAATGAACTGTTTGGAAAAACATCTCAAGCAAAAAATTGAAGCAGCTTTTAAAGAACGGAACTTAATTGAAAGCAGGATGGCGGTACTAACGCAGCCACATAACGGAAGAGGCAAGTGTATGTCGAGAAATCTTTGTCACCGTGGCTGTCCGTTTGGTGCTTACTTCAGCAGTAATTCATCCACACTTCCTGCGGCTTATGCTACAGGTAATTTAACCTTACGTCCGCATTCCATTGTACACAGTATTATCTGGGATAAACAAAAAAACAAAGCAACCGGTGTACGGGTGATTGATGCAGAAACAAAAGAAACCTTTGAATATTTAGCACCCATCATTTTCTTAAATGCTTCTGCATTGCAAACAACAAAAATTCTGATGCAGTCAACATCAGAAACTTTTCCCAACGGCTTTGCCAACAACAGTGGTGTACTTGGTCATTATTTAATGGATCATTATTCAGGTCCCGGTGCAGCGGCAGGTTTTGATATAATGAAAGACCAGTATTACTTCGGGCAACGTTCGACTTCCGTTTATGTACCGAGATTTCAAAACCTGAAACAAAAAGACAGGAATTATACAAGAGGATTTGCGTATGAAGTATATGTATCAAGAGGAGAGTGGACAAGAGGTTATAATGAAGCAGGTGTTGGTGCAGAATGGAAAGATGGATTATCAGAGCCCGGCGACTGGTATGCAGCCATGTATGCATATGGAGAATGTTTACCCGATTATAAAAACCGGATTTATTTAGATGCAAACAAGAAAGATCAATGGGATTTGCCTGTGCTGAATATTGATATGGAGTATGGTGAAAATGAAAAAGCCATGCGAAGTGATATGATCAATGCTGCCAAGGAAATGCTGAACAGTGCGGGGCCGACATGGGTGGCAGAAATCAATGACCCTTCTATACCCGGCAATACCATTCATGAAATGGGAACGGCAAGAATGGGTAATGATCCAAAAACATCAGTGCTTAATAAATTCAATCAATGCCATGATGCGCCAAATGTATTTATCACAGATGGTGCCTGCATGGTTTCCACTGCCTGTCAGAATCCTTCGCTTACCTATATGGCATTAACAGCAAGGGCCTGCAGTTATGCAGTGGATCAGTTGAAGAAAGGAAAGTTGTAA
- a CDS encoding DUF86 domain-containing protein, whose protein sequence is MDIEIKAWLYDILNAINEIDSFFAGTPKDFTSFQSDIRTKRAVERNIEIIGEAMNRILQKDNSIELSHARKIVDTRNRIIHGYDSVSDNIIWSIVISHLPALKLEVEMMLGE, encoded by the coding sequence ATGGACATTGAGATCAAAGCCTGGCTATACGATATTTTGAATGCCATCAATGAAATAGACAGTTTTTTTGCCGGCACTCCCAAAGATTTTACCTCCTTTCAAAGTGATATTCGTACCAAACGGGCAGTTGAAAGAAATATCGAAATTATTGGCGAAGCAATGAATAGAATTCTGCAAAAAGATAATTCGATTGAGCTTTCACATGCAAGGAAAATTGTGGATACAAGGAATAGAATTATTCATGGTTATGACTCGGTTTCGGATAATATAATCTGGTCGATCGTTATTTCTCATTTACCTGCATTGAAATTGGAAGTTGAGATGATGCTGGGTGAATAG
- a CDS encoding lactonase family protein produces MLSTYRISSGLIAAFSLVGLFVSAQNHYLYIGTYTRGTSEGIYIYQFNSKTGDLTPVSIAKGFTNPSFLSISTDHRFLYALGGTRGDTVRAFAIEQPSHNLRFLNAQSIAPGSGAAHLQVDQTGKWLITGNYGSGGITVLPVLPDGSIGVAVQNIQLQGKSIDPERQDKPHVHSINISPDNKYVFVPDLGTDKIMTYMLNAQTGQLVAADNPFTTVTAGSGPRHFTFHPNGKFAYVIQEMYSTITAFNYKKGTLTAFQTVQTLPADYTGRKWSADIHISPDGKFLYGSNRAHESLAIFRINQKNGSLTFVGHESVRGKTPRNFAIDPTGNYILVANQDSNNITVFKRDKQTGRLTYTGK; encoded by the coding sequence ATGCTTTCAACATACAGGATCAGTTCAGGATTGATTGCAGCATTCAGCCTCGTCGGCTTATTTGTATCTGCTCAAAATCATTATCTCTATATCGGCACCTACACAAGAGGCACAAGTGAAGGCATTTATATTTACCAGTTTAACAGTAAAACAGGCGATCTCACTCCCGTAAGCATTGCAAAAGGTTTTACCAATCCATCCTTCTTAAGTATTTCAACTGATCATCGGTTTCTGTATGCATTGGGTGGAACAAGAGGAGATACAGTAAGAGCATTTGCCATTGAACAGCCATCGCACAATCTTCGTTTCCTCAATGCACAATCAATAGCTCCCGGTTCCGGAGCTGCACATCTGCAGGTGGATCAAACAGGCAAATGGCTCATCACCGGAAATTATGGAAGTGGTGGCATTACCGTTTTACCTGTTCTGCCTGATGGATCAATCGGAGTTGCTGTTCAAAACATTCAGCTGCAGGGAAAAAGTATCGACCCTGAGCGGCAGGATAAACCGCATGTACATTCCATCAATATTTCACCTGATAATAAATATGTATTTGTTCCTGATCTTGGCACTGATAAGATCATGACCTATATGCTCAATGCACAAACAGGACAATTGGTTGCAGCTGACAATCCATTTACAACTGTAACTGCAGGTTCCGGTCCGAGACATTTTACCTTTCATCCCAACGGAAAGTTTGCGTATGTAATCCAGGAAATGTATTCTACCATAACTGCATTCAATTATAAGAAGGGAACATTAACTGCTTTTCAAACAGTACAAACTCTGCCTGCTGATTATACAGGTCGTAAATGGTCGGCTGATATTCATATTTCACCCGATGGAAAATTTCTCTACGGTTCAAACAGGGCACATGAAAGCCTGGCGATCTTCCGCATCAATCAAAAAAACGGCAGCTTAACATTTGTGGGACATGAATCAGTAAGAGGAAAAACACCCCGTAACTTTGCAATTGATCCAACAGGTAATTATATTCTGGTTGCCAACCAGGATTCAAATAATATCACCGTGTTTAAACGGGATAAACAAACCGGCAGGCTTACTTATACAGGTAAATAA